From one Rhodamnia argentea isolate NSW1041297 chromosome 1, ASM2092103v1, whole genome shotgun sequence genomic stretch:
- the LOC115731615 gene encoding pentatricopeptide repeat-containing protein At3g12770-like codes for MIAFSGREALRRITFRCYSRAALVDSPCSSSSLLHFIQLCIDDQSLRLTRQSHARVLIDGFAGNPYLGTKLMSAYAACKSLRDSKLVFDSFEDKNVYLWNTLINGCAKSNAYEFAFELFDKMCLGNVVPDDYTLATLSKVASECGDLAAGKVVHAKSVRIGFLWDVVVANSLMSMYYKCGELNEAKKLFNEMPDRNIASWNVLVTGYSSLNDDNKGKEVWEVVQNMQNVGLKPDAFTISSLLPLCIRGTDKCDHGRELHGYIMRNELEFLPYADVHLGCCLIDMYAKNNKVDAGRRVFKRMKSKNVYAWTAMINGYVIVGDSEEAFSLFREMTVLFDVKPNEISLVSILPACVTNAGLSAVREIHSFAIRKKIDHAVSLSNALIDAYCKSGGLLSARIIFDDSSFKDAVSWSSMISGYGLNGKGEEAVLLYNEMLQLGIKPDMITVVAVLAACGRSGLVNEGLNIYSSAINDYGIEPTVEICACVVDILGRSNQLDCALQFIDNMHVEAGPSVWGALVNASVMHGNHEMRDLAYSFLVRMEPGNPSNYVSLSNIYASSRKWDVVAGVRKMMHEKGLRKEPGCSWIVTNGSTNCFYVADKVHAASHSIYEMLDSLMGVMKGIVCYADNENKI; via the coding sequence ATGATTGCCTTCTCTGGACGTGAGGCACTCAGACGCATAACTTTTCGATGCTACTCAAGGGCCGCTCTAGTTGAttctccttgttcttcttccaGCCTCCTTCATTTCATTCAGCTGTGCATCGATGATCAATCTCTGAGACTGACCCGACAGTCCCACGCTCGAGTTCTCATCGATGGCTTCGCTGGAAACCCTTATCTGGGAACCAAGCTCATGTCCGCATACGCCGCTTGTAAGAGCTTGCGGGATTCAAAATTGGTTTTTGATTCGTTTGAGGACAAGAACGTTTATTTGTGGAACACGCTGATTAATGGGTGTGCGAAGAGTAATGCATATGAGTTTGCTTTTGAGCTGTTTGATAAAATGTGTCTGGGGAATGTGGTTCCTGACGATTATACGCTCGCGACGTTGTCGAAAGTTGCAAGCGAGTGTGGGGACTTGGCTGCTGGGAAAGTGGTTCATGCGAAGAGCGTGAGGATTGGATTTCTGTGGGATGTTGTGGTCGCGAATTCTCTAATGTCTATGTACTACAAATGTGGAGAGTTGAATGAAGCAAAGAAACTGTTCAATGAAATGCCCGATAGAAACATCGCTTCTTGGAATGTACTGGTAACAGGGTATTCAAGCTTAAATGATGATAACAAGGGTAAGGAAGTATGGGAAGTTGTACAAAACATGCAGAACGTCGGCTTAAAACCAGATGCATTCACAATTTCAAGTCTTTTGCCATTGTGCATCCGTGGTACGGACAAATGTGATCATGGCAGGGAGCTTCATGGTTATATAATGAGGAATGAGTTGGAGTTTCTTCCATATGCAGATGTTCACTTGGGTTGTTGCTTGATAGACATGTACGCCAAGAATAACAAGGTGGATGCCGGGAGAAGGGTATTCAAACGAATGAAGTCTAAAAATGTATATGCGTGGACAGCAATGATCAATGGTTATGTAATTGTTGGAGATTCTGAGGaagccttttctctttttagggAAATGACAGTGCTGTTTGATGTGAAACCCAATGAGATATCTCTTGTAAGCATTCTCCCCGCTTGTGTAACAAATGCTGGTTTATCAGCTGTGAGAGAGATTCATAGTTTCGCCATCAGAAAGAAAATAGATCATGCTGTGTCATTGTCTAATGCTTTAATAGATGCGTACTGCAAGTCGGGGGGCTTACTTTCTGCGAGGATAATATTTGATGATTCTTCTTTTAAGGATGCGGTCTCTTGGAGTTCCATGATTTCTGGATATGGACTTAATGGGAAGGGCGAGGAAGCCGTGCTTCTGTACAATGAGATGCTACAGTTGGGAATCAAGCCTGACATGATAACAGTAGTAGCAGTTCTTGCTGCCTGTGGTCGGTCAGGATTGGTCAATGAAGGGCTTAACATATATAGCTCAGCAATAAATGACTATGGGATTGAACCAACAGTAGAAATCTGCGCTTGTGTCGTTGACATATTAGGTCGGTCAAACCAGCTTGACTGCGCACTGCAGTTTATAGACAATATGCATGTGGAAGCTGGTCCGAGTGTTTGGGGGGCTCTTGTCAATGCTTCTGTAATGCACGGGAACCATGAGATGAGAGACTTGGCTTATAGCTTCCTTGTTCGAATGGAACCTGGGAATCCTTCTAATTATGTATCTCTATCTAATATATATGCTTCCTCGAGGAAATGGGATGTGGTAGCTGGCGTGAGGAAAATGATGCATGAAAAGGGTTTAAGGAAGGAACCTGGATGCAGTTGGATTGTTACTAATGGTAGCACTAACTGCTTCTATGTCGCTGATAAGGTACATGCTGCTTCTCACTCCATCTATGAGATGCTGGATAGCCTTATGGGGGTAATGAAAGGAATTGTTTGTTATGCTGACAATGAGAATAAGATATAG